A region of the Mesoterricola sediminis genome:
GGCGCAGCCGGTGGGGGCGCTGATGAAGCCGCCGGCGGCGATGATGCGGTCCAGGGCCGACCGGTCCACCATCAGGTCCTTGAGGACGGGGAAGGCCTCGGCCCGGATGGGCTCGATGGTGATCTCCTGCCCGTCCTCGAAGCTGCGCATGTGCAGCTGGCACGTGGTGGTGCGCTCCTTGGGCCCGTGGGGGCGGCCGTTGATGACCAGGTTGCAGGCCCCGCAGATGCCCTCGCGGCAGTCGTGGTCGATGACGATGGGGTCCTCGCCCTTCTTGATGAGGCCTTCATTCACCACGTCCAGCATTTCCAGGAAGGACATTTCGGTGGAGACGTTCGGGGCGTCGTAGGTGACGAAACGGCCCTGGGCCTGGCGGTTGGCCTGGCGCCAGACGTGCAGCTTCACGTTGATGTGCTTTTCCATGGTCCGTTCCTTACTTGTAGCTGCGGGTCGCGAGGTGGACGTTCTCGAAGGACAGGGGTTCGACGTGCCGCACGGGGGTGGCCCCGTCGCCCTTGTACTCCCAGCCCGCCACGTGGCAGAAGTTCTCGTCGTCACGCTTGGCCTCGCCCTCCTCGGTCTGCCACTCCTCGCGGAAGTGGCCGCCGCAGGACTCGCGGCGCTCGAGGGCGTCCAGGCACATCAGTTCGCCCAGTTCCAGGAAGTCGGCGACGCGGCCGGCGAGTTCCAGGCTCTGGTTGATGTCCGCGCCCGAGCCGGGCACCTTGACGTTCTCCCAGAAGCGCTGCCGCAGGGCGGGGATCTCCTGCAGGGCCTTCTTCAGGCCGGCCTCGTTGCGGCCCATGCCGCAGAACTCCCACATGAGCTTGCCGAGGGCGCGGTGGAACTCGGTGGGCGTCTCCTTGCCGTTGATGGCCAGGAGCCGGTTGTTGGAGGCGGCCACGGCGGCCTCGGCCTCCTTCACCGCCGGGTGGTCCTTGCTGATGCGGGTGCCGGGCTTGATGCCGGCCAGGTACCCGCCCACGGTGTAGGGGATCACGAAGTAGCCGTCGGCGAGGCCCTGCATGAGGGCGGAGGCCCCCAGGCGGTTGGCGCCGTGGTCGGAGAAGTTGGCCTCGCCCAGGCAGAAGAGGCCGGGGATCGTGGTCATGAGGTTGTAGTCCACCCAGAGGCCGCCCATGGTGTAGTGGCTGGCGGGGTAGATGCGCATGGGCACCTTGTAGGGGTCCTCGGCCGTGATGCGTTCGTACATCTCGAAGAGGTTCCCGTATTTCTCGCCGATCTTGGCGGCGCCCAGGCGGTTGATGGCGTCGGCGAAGTCCAGGTAGACCCCGAAGCCCGTGCCCACGCCCCGGCCCTCGTCGCAGACCTGCTTGGCGGCGCGGCTGGAGATGTCTCGGGGGGCGAGGTTGCCGAAGGAGGGGTACTTGCGCTCCAGGTAGTAGTCGCGGTCCTCTTCGGGGATGTCGCCCGGGGCGCGCTTGTCCCCCTTGGTCTTGGGCACCCAGATGCGTCCGTCGTTCCGGAGGCTCTCCGACATGAGGGTGAGCTTGGACTGGTGGTCGCCGGTGACGGGGATGCAGGTGGGGTGGATCTGCGTGTAGCAGGGGTTCGCGAAGGCGGCGCCCTTCTTGTAGGCGCGCCAGATGGCCGTGGCGTTGCAGCCCTTGGCGTAGGTGGCCAGGTAGAAGACGTTGCCGTAGCCGCCCGTGCAGATGAGGACCGCGTCGGCCACGTGGCTCTCGATCTCGCCGGTGACCATGTTGCGGGTCACGATGCCCTTGGCCACGCCGTCGACGACGATGACCTCCTGCATCTCGTGCCGGGTGTACATCTTCACGGCGCCGAGGCCGATCTGCCGCTCCAGGGCCTGGTAGGCGCCCAGGAGGAGCTGCTGTCCCGTCTGCCCGCGGGCGTAGAAGGTGCGGCTCACCTGGGCGCCGCCGAAGCTGCGGTTGTCCAGGAGGCCGCCGTATTCCCGGGCGAAAGGCACGCCCTGCGCCACGCACTGGTCGATGATGTTGCAGGAGACCTCGGCCAGCCGGTAGACGTTGGACTCGCGGGCGCGGAAATCGCCGCCCTTGACCGTGTCGTAGAAGAGGCGGAAGGTGCTGTCGCCGTCGTTCCGGTAGTTCTTGCTGGCGTTGATGCCGCCCTGGGCCGCGATGGAGTGGGCGCGGCGGGGGCTGTCCTGGTAGCAGAAGCAGTGGACGTCGTAGCCGAGCTCGGCCAGGGAGGCCGCGGCGGCGCCGCCGGCGAGGCCGGAGCCCACGACGATGATCTTGTACTTGCGCTTGTTGGTGGGATTGACGAGCTTCAGCTCGAACTTGTGGTTCTCCCACTGCTTGTCGATGGGGCCGGAGGGGGTGTTCGACTTCAGTTCCATGTTCCTTGCCCTCCTACAGGTGGATGACGCCGGCCAGCACCGCGACCGGGAACGAGATGTTGACGCCCGCGACCAGGATCGCCATCACGTAGGCGAAGCGCTTGCGGCACGTGTCGTAGCGCGGGTGGGACCAGCCCAGGGTCTGGGTCATGCTCCAGACGCCGTGCCACATGTGGATCCCCAGGCAGACCTGGGCGACGACGTAGATGGCCGCGGCCAGCGGCTGCTGGAAGCCGGTGACGAAGTTGTGGTAGGGGTCGGCGCGGTCGAAGCTGGGGTGGCAGGTGCCCACGGTGAGGTGCATCAGGTGGTAGAGCACGAAGAAGGCCAGGAACACGCCGGTCCAGCGCATGGTGCGGCTGGAGAAGGTGGCCGCCCGGTACTGCTGGGCCCGGTATCCCACCGGGCGGGCCGCGCGGTTGGCCAGGGTGAGGCTCAGGGCCGCCCAGCCGTGGAGGACCACGGCCGCCAGCATCACGCCCCGGAAGACCCAGATCCCGCCGCCGTGGACCATGGTGTGCAGGAACTCGGCGTAGTGGTTCAGGGCTTCCCGGCCCATGTAGGCCTGGAGGTTGCCCAGCATGTGGACGGTGACGAACCCGAAGAGGACGATGCCGGTGACGGCCATCACCACCTTCTTGCCGACCGATGTGTCCAGGAAGCCTGGGCTGGTTTCAGCGACGGACATGGATGCTCCTTCCTTCCGCGATGACGGATGCGCCCGCATCCGGTGATGGTTGGGTTGACGCGATGACAAAGGGTCATGGGCGAATGGATGGACCCCATTATGATCGGGGATTTCCTGTTGGCAATTTCCAAGTCTCGGAACCCGGATTGATGGGGCTATTTGCTTTGTTTTTCAATCTTTAATCGATCTTTTTGCCACGATTCAAGGTCCGCCTGGAAGCCCGATGGGTGGGACGGGGGGGTTGCGCATTCCGTTTGGGGAATTATTGTTTATTCATTTCTGAGGTGCCGATGCCATTCCGGTTTCCTGGGGCGATCCTCGCGGCTGGCGCCATCCTGCTCAGCCTCGCGTGCGGAGGCGGGGGGGGCACGGGCGGGCAAGTTCAGACGGCCACCCTGGCCTATGTCAATCCGGCAGGAACGGGCTGGCGATGGGTGAAGGACGAGGCGCTCAGCACCCCCGATCGCCTCGTCCTCGCCCTGGTGCCGCCGGAGGGGGTCACCGGCCTGCGGGGAGTCGCCTTTTCCCTGGCGTCGGACCCCGCGGCGACCCGCTGGGTGGAAGTGCGTGCCGGGGGCCGGAGCCTGGTGGAGAATGGCACGTTCAACCTGGGCGGTGGTGTCCCCCTGTTCCGGTACGGGCAGGATCAAGGCGTGCTCCGCGCCGGGATCTTCCAGAAGGGCAGGGGCGACGCGACGATCCCCGATGGGGCGGCGGTCCGGGTGGCCCTCGCCGTCCAGGCGGGCGCCGGTCCAGGGACCTGGACCCTGGACCGGGCCTCCCTGAAGGTGCTGCCCCCCACCGGGGCGCGGCTCGTGGAAACCCCTGTGGAGGCCGGACGGATCACCGTCCAATGAGGCCGGAAGGCCGGCCTTCCCCCCTGCCCGCCGGAACGCTTGAGGATCCCATCCGATGCTGAAAGCCCGTCTCACCCTGCTCCTGGCCGCCGGCCTGTCCCTGATGGCCGCGCCGCCGGCCCTGGGCCCTGGCCACACCCTGCATCCCGTTGCCCAGTGGACCGATGCCCTTGGGCAGAGCCACACCCGCTACGAGCACCGCCTGAACGGGCTCCGGGTCTGGGGTTCCTTCTTCATCGACCACCAGGGCCCCGGCGCCCGGATCGCCTCGAACCGCCTGGCGATGGGGCCGCTCCCCCCGGCGGTGGCCGCCCCCTTCGCCACGGGCGCCCTGGCGGCGGGGGAGCAGATCTACGTGCCCCGGGATCTGCCCGTGCCCGCAGGGGATGGCACGGACGCGGTCCTGATGGACAAGGGCCCGGCCGGCTACATCGAGGCCGTGTACGTGCCCGCCGTGCCTGACAAGGACAACCTCGCCGGGGAGGCCTACGATTTCATCCTGGACGCCCAGACTGGCGAGGTCCTGTACCAGATCCCCATCCTGGAGGGGGCGGGCGCCGCCAAGGGGACGGGCAATACCTTGTACCAGGGGCAGGTCACCCTCGATGTCACCGATACCGGCGACGGGTTCCGGCTCGCGGACACCACCCGGCCCAGCCAGGGGCGATCCAATCAGATCAAGCAATTCTCCTATTCGACCAGCGCCCGCGAGGATCCTCCCCAGGCGCTCGCCGTTTGGGGCGATGGCAGGGCCGAGGCGCCGGGGACCGACAAGGACACCCCCACCGCCCAGACGATGCTGGCGGATATGGCGGCGGGCCTGCAGACGGCCTGGGACTATTGGAGGAGCGTCCATGGCCGGTGGGGCGTGGATGGGCTCGGGACTCCCATCAACGGTTATGCCCATGTCCCGACGAAAGTGGACAACGCCGCCTGGGGGCGCACCGCAAACGAACTGTACTTCGTGGTGGGCAATCCATCCAGGAACCGTCCCATGACGTTCCCGTCCGTCATCGGGCACGAACTGACGCACGGCGTGATCGACTTCACCGCCAACCTGATCTATGAGGGGGAGAGCGGCGCCCTCAACGAGGGCACCGCGGATTTCTTCGCCGCGATGATGGGGGCCTGGCGGGCCAACGGCTCCCGCGCGGGGCGCATCGGGGATGCCAACACGACCTGGGCCTTGACCTCCTACCTCCAGGACGGCACGCCGGAGGTCATGCGCAATTTCATCAAACCCTCCTTCGCCCCGAAACCCTCCCCGGACGCATGGAGTCCGGACCTGAAGAAACTGGATGTGCACCAGGGGTCGGGGCCCCTGAACCGGGCCTTGCACTTCCTGAGCCAGGGGGCCTCCAGCGACCCGCTCCAGGAGAACTTCTCGCCCCACCTGCCCGATGGGATGCGGGGGATCGGGAACGACGACGCCGCCAGGCTCTGGTACCGCGCCCTCACCACGTACCTGGGCCCCTCCAGCGGGTACGCCGAGGCGCGGGAGGCCGCCTTGAAGGCGGCCGCGGATCTCTGGGGAGCCGGTTCGGCCCAGGCGAAGGCGGCGGCCTCGGCCTTCGCGGCCATCCGGGTGGGGACCCCGGCCCCCGCGGAGCCCACGGGCTCGATCACCCTCGCGGCCACGGGGAGCCTCCAGGCGGGCCAGGTGAAACTGGAGGCGCAGGCCTCGGCCCCCCTCAAGCGGGTCCTCTACTACGTGGACGGCACGTACATGGGCGCCAGCACGGGGGAGCCCCACGCCCTCCTGCTGGATTCGGGCCCCGAACTGGCCAACGGCAGCCATGTCCTGGTGGCCCGGGGCTATTCGGAGGCCGGGCTGGAAGCCGTCTCCCAGGAGGCGGCCTTCTCCCTGGATGCGCCGGTCCAGCAGATCATGCTGAATCCCGGGTTCGAGGCGGGAGACGCTCACTGGGAACTGACCGGCTGGAAGGCCGCCTTCGATCCCTCCGGCCGGAAGCCCCATGGCGGGTTCCGCGCCCTCCAGGTCGCGGACGACGAGGAGTCGCAGTTCGGCTTCGCTGCCCAGAGCGTGGCGCTGCCGGCCGAGGCCGCCTGGGCCGAACTGAGCTTCTGGATGCGCTACGAAGGCCCCGAGGACAGTGCGGGCGACGCGGTCTTCGGTGTTTCCGCGGGGACGAGCGACCCGGGCCTCGAAGAAATCATCGCTGAAATCCCCCCCTCCGGGGCCCGGGGCGGCTGGGTCCGGAAAACCCTGAACCTGGCCAGCCTGGCGGGCCATACCGTCCGGGTGAACTTCGAGGGTCTGGTTCCCATGGGGTCCGGCGCCCGCCTCCTGGTGGATGATGTGCGCCTGGTCTGGTCCCGGGTGGAGCCGGGCCGCCTCTACGTCACGCCGGACCGCGTGGATGTCTGGGCCGGGGATGCGACGCCCATCCCCCTCCAGCCATACTTCAACGGCCCGGTCATGCCGCAGATCACCTGGCGGGCCACCGGCGGAACCCTCACCCGCGAGGGCGTCTACACGCCGCCCACCCAGCCCGGAACCTACCGGATCTACGCCGATCCGACCGACCCGAACGCGGACACGGAGGCGCCCGTATGGGAGGTCCCGGTGAACGTCAAGCCGCGGGTGGCCCTGGAGCCGGCGACCCTCGCCATGGACGCGGGAACCACGCACGTCTTCAGCCTCACGGCCGCGCCGGACGCGTCACCCGCCCTCACCCTCGCCGGAGGGGATCACCCCGGATTCGTGGCTACCGCCCAGGCCGGCAAGGTGGCCTACACGGCGCCCAGCACCCCCGGGACCTATGTGCTGACCGCCCGGGACGCCACGTCCGGGGCCTCCGCCACCGCCACCGTCCAGGTGCGCGCGGAGCCCATGTCGGTGGTGGTCGACCCCGCGGAGGCCGTGCTGGCCACGGGGGCCGGTTTCGGCTTCACCGCCACGGTGCGCGGGGACGGTCCGGACGGCGTGGTCTGGTCCCTGGCGGAGCGGGGCGGGGGCGCCGTGGGCACCACGGGCCTCTACGCCGCGCCCCTGGCCGCGGGCACCTACCATGTCATCGCCACGAGCGTGGCCGATCCCGCCAAGCGCGGGGTGGCCACGGTGACCGTGGTGGACGGGGTCGCCGTGGATCCCCCCTCGGCCACCCTCCTGGTGGGCGGAACGTGTTCCTTCCGTGCCACCGTGCCCGGCCGAGGGAACGCGGACGTGGACTGGAAGGTGGAGGAAGGGTCGACCGGCGGGACGGTGGTGAACGGCCTCTACACGGCGCCGGCCACCCCCGGCACCTACCACGTGAAGGTCACGAGCGTCGCCCAGCCCTCGCTCAGCGCGGTGGTGGACGTGAAGGTGAAGACCGCGGACCTGGACGGGGACGGCACAACGGCCCTGGATTTCGAGGACATGGCCATCCTGGCCGACAGCTACGGCCAGACCGGCGCCGATCTCCCCGCGGATGTGAACGGAGACGGGCGGGTGGATGAACAGGACGAGGCCCAGGTCCTGGCCAAGGTCGGGGGCCAGGGGCCCGCGACGGCCCCCTGAACGGAAAGGCGCCGCCCGGGGGCGGCGCCTTTCATCCAACGGGGCGGAGGGCCTACTTGGCCTCCTCCTCCGACACGAGGCCGGGCGTTTCCTGCTTGCTCTTGGCCACGGCCCAGCCGATGAGGCCGGCGCAGATGAGGCCGCCCACCAGGCCGCCCAGCTTCAGGCTGGTCATGCCTTCCACGGGGAAGATGGTGAACTTCATGACCACGCCCAGGGCGAGCAGGCTCACCATGTTCATGACCTTGATCAGGGGGTTCAGGGCGGGGCCGGCGGTGTCCTTGAGGGGATCGCCCACGGTGTCGCCCGTGACGGAGGCCTTGTGGGCCTCGCTGCCCTTGCCGCCGTAGAGGCCGTCCTCGATCATCTTCTTCGCGTTGTCCCAGGCGCCGCCGGCGTTGGCCATGAAGACCGCCAGCAGCTGGCCGACCAGGATCATGCCCGCCAGGAAGCCGCCCAGGGCGTAGGGGCCCAGGAAGAGGCCGACCATGAGGGGGGCGGTGATGGCCAGGAGGCCGGGGCCCACCAGCTCCTTCTGGGCGGTGGAGGTGCAGATGTCCACCACGCGGCCGTAGTCGGGCTTCTTGGTGCCGGCCCAGATGGCGGCGTCGCGGAACTGCGCGCGGCACTCGATGACGATGTAGTAGGCGGCGCGGCCCACGGCGCGGATCAGCTGGCTGCTGAAGAGGAACGGCACGGCGCCGCCGATCAGGAAGCCGATGAACACCTTGGGGTCGGCCACGGTCAGGAGGCCGGCGTGCTTGCGGTACTCCTCGATGGACATCTGGGCGATCTTGTCCTCGCTGCCCACCGCGATGACGGCGATGAAGCTGGAGAACAGGGACACGGCGGCGATGACGGCGGAGCCGATGGCGATGCCCTTGGTCTCGGCCTTCGTGGTGTTGCCCACGGCGTCGAGGTCGGCCAGGATCTGGCGGGCCCGCTTGTAGCTGCCGGGCTTCTCCTTCTCCATCTCGTCCTTGTCGAAGCCCATCTCGCCGATGCCGTTGGCGTTGTCGGCGACGGGGCCGAACACGTCCATGGAGATCGTGTTGCCGGTGAGGGTGAGCATGCCGATGCCGGTCATGGCCACGCCGTAGGCGACGAACATGGGCGGCGTGCCGGCGTAGGTCAGCACGGAGAGGAAGAGGGCGACGACGATGACCACCAGCATGGCGACGGTGGACTCGTAGCCGAGGGCGAAGCCCTCGATGATGTTCGTGGCGTGGCCGGTGGTGCAGGCCCGCGCCAGGCCCTTCACCGGGGCGTGGGTGGTGTGGGTGTAGTAGCTGGTGACCTTGTTGAGGGCCACGGCCAGGAACACGCCGATGAGGCAGGTGATGGCCGGGCGCATGTCGAGGCCGGCGACGCCGAAGTTGGCCCAGGCGGGCAGGAACTTCGGATCATGGCCGGGGAAGCCGGCGGCGGCCATCGGGTTGGTGGCCATGTAGTTGGCGTCGAAGTGCAGGTAGAAGTAGCCCAGGACGAAGAAGCCCACCACGGAGATGATGGAGCCGATCCAGAAGCCGCGGTGCACGCTCTTGAGGGCGGTGTCCGAGGTGTCCTCGGGGCCGGCCTTCACGGTGTAGGTGGAGATGATCGAGCCCAGGACGCCGATGCCGCGCACCAGCAGGGGGAAGATCACGCCCTTGTGGCCGAAGGAGGCCATGCCCAGGATCATGGCGGCGACGATGGTCACCTCGTAGGACTCGAAGATGTCCGCGGCCATGCCGGCGCAGTCGCCCACGTTGTCGCCCACGTTGTCGGCGATGGTGGCGGCGTTGCGGGGATCGTCCTCGGGGATGTCCTTCTCGATCTTGCCGACGAGGTCGGCGCCCACGTCCGCGGCCTTGGTGTAGATGCCGCCGCCGACGCGCATGAACAGGGCGAGGAGGGTGCCGCCGAAGCCGAAGCCCAGGAGGGCCTCGTAGGCGTGCACGCCGTAGAGGAGGAAGATCAGGGTGCCGCCCAGGAGGCCGAGGCCGTCCGTGAGCATGCCGGTGACGGTGCCGGTGCGGTAGCCGAGCTGCATGGCCTCGCCGTAGCTGTGCTTGGCGGCGGCGGCGACGCGCAGGTTGCCGGTGGTGGCCAGGCGCATGCCCACGAAGCCCACGGCCCAGCTGAAGAGGCTGCCCATGAGGAAGGCGCCGGCGCGGCCGAAGGCGAAGACCTTGTCGCCCGTCACGGTGAACCACAGGACCACGGTGATGATGATGATCAGGGGCCCGATCTTGCGGAACTGGGCGGCGAGGTAGGCGTTGGAGCCCTCACGCACGGCCGCCGCGATCTCCTGCATCCGCTTCGTGCCCTGGTCCGCGGCGTTGACCTGCCTCATGAGCAGGAGCGCGTACCCGAGGCCCGCGATGGCGATGCCGAGGACGACCATCAGGCAGACCCGCTCGAGGCTGCTGAAGTCGGGATCGCTGAAGAGGGCGAAGAACTTGAAGGGCTTGGCGTGGCCCTCGGCGGGAGCGACGACGGCCTGGCCGGCGTAGGCGACGGCGAAGACGCACATCATGATCGCCAGATAGATCCGGCGTTTCAGGGGTGTGACCCTGAGTTTGTCCATCCAGGCATGCAGCATGGATACTCCTTTAAAAAAAGGGTGAATCAATCCGGCCCTGGGACCGGATACCTGTGGGTGCTGGCATTTCCAGGGGAAGCATGAGATGGTATTCGGCCTCAGGCTACCACTCCGTCACCCCATGTCAATGCGGGTTTGACGTTCCGAGCCCTCGCCAACCGGCCGTGGACCGGGCCGCCGCGCCCTGGTGCCTGACGAATCGTCATCCGAGGTTTCCATGTCGCGTCCCTGCCCCTGTGCGTCCACCAAGACCTATGCCGCCTGCTGCGAGCCTTTCCTGATCGGGCGGGCCCAGCCTGAGACCGCCGAGCAGCTCATGCGCAGCCGCTTCTCCGCCTACGCCCTGGGCAAGGCCGATTATCTGGCCGCCACCACCTGCGCCGAGGAGCGGGCCAAGCTGGACATCGAGGAACTGGGCCGCTACGTGCGCGCCGTGAAGTGCATCACCCTGAAGGTCCTGGCCACCGAGGCCGGCGGCGCCGCGGACGAGACCGGCACGGTCACCTTCCACGCCAAGCTCCAGATCAACGGCAAGCGCATGCTCCACCGCGAGAAGAGCCGCTTCGTCCGCGAAGAGGGCCGCTGGGCCTACGTCGACGGGGACACCAACTAGGGTGTGTTCGTAATCTAGGATAGTAATGGCTAATACCCATCCGTGCCGGAGCATGGAGGAGCTGGAATAGTGAGTCTGTGCTGCAGTGCCTGATGGCGCCGCGCATTCGCAGCATCCTATTGGAACGCGGAGGCGCGGAGGATCTCGCTGAGGCTCGCGGAGAAAGGATCAAGCCCACAAGCCCCCTCCACTCGATATCCAGGAAAACCTCCCGCTTCACCTTATGGCCGGCCAGTCTCAGGGAGTGCGCCAGACAGACCTTGTAGGGATCCTCCCCGTCGACCTCTCCCCAATGCCTTCCCATCACGCCTCCCGTTGGGACGTGTCATTGGGAGGTGGCAGGTTCCAGGAGCGCTTTCCTCCGCGACCCTCTGCGAGATCCTCCGCGCCTCCGCGTTTCATAGGATCAATGAGGATCCGGAACGCTTGTCACCCTCCGCTCATAGCCTCAGCCAGATCACGATGCAGGCCAAAGCCACCTGGGCTGAGAAACTTCGCGCCGTTTTGTCGAACCTGGTGGCCAGCGCCCTGAACTGTTTGAGCTTGGCGAACCCATGCTCGATGGCATGGCGGGCCTTGTATAGGTGTGAGTCCCAGGCCGCCGGATTCTTGCGCCGGGGATGAGGTGGGATGACGGCTGTCGCACCCATGGCCTCGATCGCCTTCCTTACCGGGTTCCCATCGTAGGCCCGATCTCCGAACCCGTACTCTGCCTGCCAACCGCACAGCAATCCTTCAGCAGACCGGCTTTCATGGGCTTGCCCCGGAGTGACCAGGAAATCCAAAGGATTACCGTGGGCATCGCAGATCAAATGGATCTTGGTCGAGCATCCACCCCGAGATCGTCCGAGCGCCTGGTTCCAGAGCCCCCCCCCCCCTTTTCATCGGTCAGGAAACTTCTCGGCATCGTTACCCCAGGAAAATTCGTGGTGTACGAGCCTTTACGTATGAGTACAAGTTAACTATTTATCTAATCTATAGATTCCGAACACAGCCTAGGGGGGCCTCAGAGGTTGGCCTTCAGGAATCTCCAGGTGGCCTCGTACATGGCGTACACGTGCTGGGGTGCGCGGGGGCTGTGGTCGGAGCCGGGGAGCAGCGTCACCGGGGCGTCGTGGCCGGCCTTCTGGAGGGCGTCCAGGAACTGCACGGAGTTCTGCAGGTGGACGTTGGTGTCCAGGGTGCCGTGGATGAGCATGACCTTGCCCTTGAGGGCCGCGGCGGCCTTGATGCAGCTGGAGGCGTCATAGCCCTGGGCGTTGTCCCGGGGCAGCCCCATGTAGCGCTCGGTGTAGTAGCAGTCGTAGAGGCGCCAGTCGGTGACGGGGGCGCCGATGACGCCGAGCTTCCAGGCCGCGCTGTGGGTGAGGGCG
Encoded here:
- a CDS encoding succinate dehydrogenase/fumarate reductase iron-sulfur subunit, which codes for MEKHINVKLHVWRQANRQAQGRFVTYDAPNVSTEMSFLEMLDVVNEGLIKKGEDPIVIDHDCREGICGACNLVINGRPHGPKERTTTCQLHMRSFEDGQEITIEPIRAEAFPVLKDLMVDRSALDRIIAAGGFISAPTGCACDANATPVEKQKADLAFDAAACIGCGACVAACPNASAMLFTAAKISHLALLPQGQPERMNRARAMVAQMDKEGFGTCTNHGECEAACPKGITLDTIARMNRDFIKASITYRPEGAAGGF
- a CDS encoding fumarate reductase/succinate dehydrogenase flavoprotein subunit; the encoded protein is MELKSNTPSGPIDKQWENHKFELKLVNPTNKRKYKIIVVGSGLAGGAAAASLAELGYDVHCFCYQDSPRRAHSIAAQGGINASKNYRNDGDSTFRLFYDTVKGGDFRARESNVYRLAEVSCNIIDQCVAQGVPFAREYGGLLDNRSFGGAQVSRTFYARGQTGQQLLLGAYQALERQIGLGAVKMYTRHEMQEVIVVDGVAKGIVTRNMVTGEIESHVADAVLICTGGYGNVFYLATYAKGCNATAIWRAYKKGAAFANPCYTQIHPTCIPVTGDHQSKLTLMSESLRNDGRIWVPKTKGDKRAPGDIPEEDRDYYLERKYPSFGNLAPRDISSRAAKQVCDEGRGVGTGFGVYLDFADAINRLGAAKIGEKYGNLFEMYERITAEDPYKVPMRIYPASHYTMGGLWVDYNLMTTIPGLFCLGEANFSDHGANRLGASALMQGLADGYFVIPYTVGGYLAGIKPGTRISKDHPAVKEAEAAVAASNNRLLAINGKETPTEFHRALGKLMWEFCGMGRNEAGLKKALQEIPALRQRFWENVKVPGSGADINQSLELAGRVADFLELGELMCLDALERRESCGGHFREEWQTEEGEAKRDDENFCHVAGWEYKGDGATPVRHVEPLSFENVHLATRSYK
- a CDS encoding succinate dehydrogenase cytochrome b subunit: MSVAETSPGFLDTSVGKKVVMAVTGIVLFGFVTVHMLGNLQAYMGREALNHYAEFLHTMVHGGGIWVFRGVMLAAVVLHGWAALSLTLANRAARPVGYRAQQYRAATFSSRTMRWTGVFLAFFVLYHLMHLTVGTCHPSFDRADPYHNFVTGFQQPLAAAIYVVAQVCLGIHMWHGVWSMTQTLGWSHPRYDTCRKRFAYVMAILVAGVNISFPVAVLAGVIHL
- a CDS encoding M4 family metallopeptidase, giving the protein MLKARLTLLLAAGLSLMAAPPALGPGHTLHPVAQWTDALGQSHTRYEHRLNGLRVWGSFFIDHQGPGARIASNRLAMGPLPPAVAAPFATGALAAGEQIYVPRDLPVPAGDGTDAVLMDKGPAGYIEAVYVPAVPDKDNLAGEAYDFILDAQTGEVLYQIPILEGAGAAKGTGNTLYQGQVTLDVTDTGDGFRLADTTRPSQGRSNQIKQFSYSTSAREDPPQALAVWGDGRAEAPGTDKDTPTAQTMLADMAAGLQTAWDYWRSVHGRWGVDGLGTPINGYAHVPTKVDNAAWGRTANELYFVVGNPSRNRPMTFPSVIGHELTHGVIDFTANLIYEGESGALNEGTADFFAAMMGAWRANGSRAGRIGDANTTWALTSYLQDGTPEVMRNFIKPSFAPKPSPDAWSPDLKKLDVHQGSGPLNRALHFLSQGASSDPLQENFSPHLPDGMRGIGNDDAARLWYRALTTYLGPSSGYAEAREAALKAAADLWGAGSAQAKAAASAFAAIRVGTPAPAEPTGSITLAATGSLQAGQVKLEAQASAPLKRVLYYVDGTYMGASTGEPHALLLDSGPELANGSHVLVARGYSEAGLEAVSQEAAFSLDAPVQQIMLNPGFEAGDAHWELTGWKAAFDPSGRKPHGGFRALQVADDEESQFGFAAQSVALPAEAAWAELSFWMRYEGPEDSAGDAVFGVSAGTSDPGLEEIIAEIPPSGARGGWVRKTLNLASLAGHTVRVNFEGLVPMGSGARLLVDDVRLVWSRVEPGRLYVTPDRVDVWAGDATPIPLQPYFNGPVMPQITWRATGGTLTREGVYTPPTQPGTYRIYADPTDPNADTEAPVWEVPVNVKPRVALEPATLAMDAGTTHVFSLTAAPDASPALTLAGGDHPGFVATAQAGKVAYTAPSTPGTYVLTARDATSGASATATVQVRAEPMSVVVDPAEAVLATGAGFGFTATVRGDGPDGVVWSLAERGGGAVGTTGLYAAPLAAGTYHVIATSVADPAKRGVATVTVVDGVAVDPPSATLLVGGTCSFRATVPGRGNADVDWKVEEGSTGGTVVNGLYTAPATPGTYHVKVTSVAQPSLSAVVDVKVKTADLDGDGTTALDFEDMAILADSYGQTGADLPADVNGDGRVDEQDEAQVLAKVGGQGPATAP
- a CDS encoding sodium-translocating pyrophosphatase, which produces MLHAWMDKLRVTPLKRRIYLAIMMCVFAVAYAGQAVVAPAEGHAKPFKFFALFSDPDFSSLERVCLMVVLGIAIAGLGYALLLMRQVNAADQGTKRMQEIAAAVREGSNAYLAAQFRKIGPLIIIITVVLWFTVTGDKVFAFGRAGAFLMGSLFSWAVGFVGMRLATTGNLRVAAAAKHSYGEAMQLGYRTGTVTGMLTDGLGLLGGTLIFLLYGVHAYEALLGFGFGGTLLALFMRVGGGIYTKAADVGADLVGKIEKDIPEDDPRNAATIADNVGDNVGDCAGMAADIFESYEVTIVAAMILGMASFGHKGVIFPLLVRGIGVLGSIISTYTVKAGPEDTSDTALKSVHRGFWIGSIISVVGFFVLGYFYLHFDANYMATNPMAAAGFPGHDPKFLPAWANFGVAGLDMRPAITCLIGVFLAVALNKVTSYYTHTTHAPVKGLARACTTGHATNIIEGFALGYESTVAMLVVIVVALFLSVLTYAGTPPMFVAYGVAMTGIGMLTLTGNTISMDVFGPVADNANGIGEMGFDKDEMEKEKPGSYKRARQILADLDAVGNTTKAETKGIAIGSAVIAAVSLFSSFIAVIAVGSEDKIAQMSIEEYRKHAGLLTVADPKVFIGFLIGGAVPFLFSSQLIRAVGRAAYYIVIECRAQFRDAAIWAGTKKPDYGRVVDICTSTAQKELVGPGLLAITAPLMVGLFLGPYALGGFLAGMILVGQLLAVFMANAGGAWDNAKKMIEDGLYGGKGSEAHKASVTGDTVGDPLKDTAGPALNPLIKVMNMVSLLALGVVMKFTIFPVEGMTSLKLGGLVGGLICAGLIGWAVAKSKQETPGLVSEEEAK
- a CDS encoding YchJ family protein, coding for MSRPCPCASTKTYAACCEPFLIGRAQPETAEQLMRSRFSAYALGKADYLAATTCAEERAKLDIEELGRYVRAVKCITLKVLATEAGGAADETGTVTFHAKLQINGKRMLHREKSRFVREEGRWAYVDGDTN